In Syngnathoides biaculeatus isolate LvHL_M chromosome 8, ASM1980259v1, whole genome shotgun sequence, the genomic stretch cagCGGCGACTCACTCACCGCAGGCACGCCCAACACGACCACGTTTTTCAGTTCTGACTCGAAGCCGACGGGAAGCGACGCGCGGATCCTGCCCAGTAAAGAAGGAACTTCATCTTTCCAAAAGCTTGCAGTCATCGCGTGTTGAATGAACAAaagacacacgcgcacacgcacgctatccaaaaaaaaaaaaaaaaaaaaatgaaggaaggaagggacgAAAGATCGAGTTTTGAGgtcaaaaagatgaaaagacgACGCACGACCATCCAGGTGACGATGAGAACTTTACAAGAGCTTGTGTTGGTTTTGGAAGCCTTTTAAACAGAAACATTCACCCAGCCAAcaaacggtttttttttttttgtttgtttgtttgtgggtggggagggggggggatacaagaagaagaagaagaagaagaacgagAAGAAGGTGGTTTCTTCCAGTTGACATTTCGGGAAAGGGAGGAAAGAAAAACGCCCAAAGTTCCCAATTTGTTGTGCCAAAGCATGACGCAATCGCAATAACGGGCGACATTTCGGCACGTCCAAATGCACGAAACAGTCACACAAAGCcaacttttggatttttttttcttttttttttttgacgtgaaGATGGAGATTTCAAAAAGGGAGTCAGGCAGGTTTCCAATGAcgcaatcggataaattaacgatcgaaaaaaaaaaacttcacccttcacctatgacacacaagatggtggcgCCATTGGAATTGGATCCCTTTTTTAAGTGACCCGTAcgtgtttctaaaaaaaaaaaaaaaaaaaaaaagacttatggACTGTCCTGTATTATTCAACCTGAATAAACGGTAAAATAGTGACAGTGTAgtgttatttttcaatttcGCCAGAAGATGGCGCCACTGGGTTTTCTAAAACGCCCCTCGGTGATCTTCCTCCCAACATGGCGCGGACAGACGACCCAAATAAAAATCACCGATATGTACTGTAATGTACACTGCACAATATTTACCACAGTGCAGCTGATTACTTATAGCCAAAAGTGATcttataaaaagtaaaaacctaTTTCTTAATTATTAGACgaggcaaaatgtttttaatgttccTATCTTCTGAGACGAAATACTCATATTGTattcataatgtaaaaaaaaaaaaaaagtctggtgcACTTTTAAATGAGACTGAGCCTGAGCCTATCAatagatataataataatatattaaatatatatatatataaataagtcTGATCCAGTCaaatctttgtttgtttgtttgttttacaaaatgAGTACCTTACCAATTTTGGGGGACCCTACCATACCAGTAAGAttgaagaaagcaaaaaaaaaaaaaatggatgcacatCTTGCTTGAGGGAACCACGTGAGGTCCAATTGAAGCATCGTTCACATCTTTAGGTGAAATCAAATCAGTTTCAGCCCAGTGAACACAAAGAAGGAGCCTCTTGTCGTCCGTTCGGCTGctcgctacaaaaaaaaaaaaaaaaaaacatttttgggatgccACCTGTGCAACTGATCCACTTCTAAATGGATAATGATGgcagactcccccccccccaaaaaaaaaaaaaaaaaaattgcgaccCCTCTGAGACTCCACATCGAGCTTTTCATGTAAGTCGAGCAAACACAAACACTTGCGCAAAGAAACGAACGCAGAAGCAGCGAAGACCAGGCGGGCCTGCGTGTCAGCCATCTTGGGAAGTCCACAGCCCGTTGTGGCCATCCAATTtcaaagctgcttatcctcacaagggttgcagggctGCCGGAGCCAAACCCAACTCTCTTCGggccggttgccagccaatcgcagggcgcattaaaaaaagaaaacattcacacccacCGGCGATTTCCACGCGTGCTCGTTTCGCTTGaggtaggaggaaactggagcacccggagaaaacccacacatgcatgcagacgccacacaggcggggccacgcttcaaaccgggtcctcagaaccgtgcgGCGGGTGCGCTCACCACTTGTTCCACCTTTTCGAAAAAAGTAGAAAGAAAAAGTTACAACTTCAAGATTGAAACCAAAGAACGGCAAGTAAAAAGTTGTCAAAGTGTGACGTCATAGCAAGTGCACAGTACACAAAGAAATGGAGTCAAAGTAAGCCTCcggtactcccgcgaccctcgtgaggataagcggtgacagaaaatggacggatggatgaacgACACAAGTAAAGACAAAGCATTTGAACTTCATAACTTACCACTGCTGACTTTGACAGtaacatttggattttttttttgactatgaTAACTAATGCAAGCAAACAAAcctaacccaaaaaaaatgaataaataataataataactgacGACACAATCGGAGTGTCCTCCCATCCCGGCGTGACCGTGCGTCGCGGGCTCCGTTTACGAGATTACACAGCCGCACGCAGCTTTCTCAACGAGTCACAAATGAAGAATGGGCCACGTGTTCCGGTGAACTTGAGAAATTCCTCAGAATTATGTATTCCCAAAAAggcatagagagagagagaaagaggagggAGCGCGACCGCGTTGTTAGAAGTAAGTCAGAATCGTATCCGGGCCAGAGTCAGGACTCCCCCAAAGGTGCTGACCTCGATAGCGTGGTTTTGGTGCGCATCTGGTTCTGATGGCTCCAACTCTCGCGACCGTCCGTTGATCGGGCTGggttgaaaatcagcacctcgaAATCCGACGCCGTCAAAAGGGCCAAGTTGTCAAATGCGATACCGAGTTGCCCGTCGCGTACTGGCCAGCTGTCGGGTTGGGACCGCAAAAACTGAGACCGAGGAAGAATTTTCTTTTATTGACAGGATGCACTTGAACCAGTTCTGCTTAGTATCACATGGAAAGGATGACAAAAGATGCCCTtgaatccttcttcttcttcttcttctttattaAATACAACACGGAAATGAACCAAATAGTCGTTGGCGcactttttatcatttcacatattgagaaaaaaaaaaaaaattctctctctACATACACAAGTGTAGGAAAAGaatcaaaatgccacaaatccAGCATTGATTTGAAGAAAAGAATCTTTGTGCAAGTTTTGCTGTTCTTCACAATATTATTCCAGATTTCAACCTCGCATAAAGTGGCTTCCCTGCAACATTGTACAAAATATTCCACACAATCATCATTGTTGAATTAGACAATTTCATACAGCACATTTTCACCCTTCAGCAGCAGAGAATACAAATTTCCAGTTTGCATttgaaagaaagacaaaaagtaAATGTGAAAATCTTATTAATAGTCGATTGTTACAACTTCTGCGGCCGCTCAAACGATATTCGCATctgttcaatgttttgttttttttttttttaataactcacCTTTTCGTGCTTAATTTTTGATTATGTTTATGTTAAAGTGCTCGAGttagttcatttaaaaaaaaaaaaaaccaaaacaaaaaaccttgtCAGCGTTTTAATGACCGGTGAAGTGTCACAGACacgtttgtacatttttttaccttcttttcttttcttttgtttgtttttccccttcttACGATTGGTCATccacgagacaaaaaaaaatgtggactggAAAATGAACCCGTTGGAAGAAGCGCGCCTCAGgagcagcggcagcagcagaCCAGGTCGGACCACGTCGCGGCTCAGCACCTGACCAGAGGGCGGCAGACCAGggtggtcggggggggggggggacgtcacGTCAGGGTCCGGTAACGTTGGCCCAAGCGGGAAAGGAGTCCAGGTGAAACATGGCCCGGCCCCAGGTGTTGATGGCCAGCGTGATGCACAGAATGCCGATGACGTTCATTACGATTCCGGTCCTGGCCTGAAAGACGCGGGGAGGTCGGACAGAACTTAACGGATGCCGAAAAGATGTCGGTAGGCGAGGAGGTGGATGAGGTGTACGGACGGACGGGCGGATTGACGGATGGATATAAGGTATGAAGACAGACAGATAAGACAGGTTGTTAGAAGGATAACTGACCCAGTAACCCGGGTGGATGGAAGGTCCCACTGATTGGGCAACAGACGCAAAATCATCAGCATCAGGGGGGGGGTCGAGAGATCGTAAGCAGCTCGATGGACTTCACTCTCGGACACACCGACGGAAGAACCGAAAGTGACTCCGGGTCGGGAGGTTGACCTTCACCCCGACTGACGCATAAAGTAGCTTGGTCGGTTCGTTATTGACCACACCGACCAAATGTTGGACAGACCCGTAGAGATGAGGTAGGTCGAAGAGTCCAGACAGGCAGAAAGACCAAATGTTCAGATTCCTCTGTAGGCAGGCAGAGGACCAGCAGTCCAAAGCAACAGAAAGGTGGATCAACCACCAGAAAAAGAAGCTGGGGAGGTAGGCAGATGGATCTATAGATTGACGCAAAGTACGTGGCTGGAGGGACGGGGTGCACTTTTCTGGAACGGGAACGACGTGACTCACAGATACTTGGTACGTAGGTACACGGAGGCGGCGACTGATGGAAGGAACAGGCAGAAAGGAAGTGGGAGGAAGTATACGAAATACTGTAGCTAGTTAAGTAGAGTCAAGACGGGCTGAGCGACAGCTCGTTAGGTTGGAAGACTGACGAAAGGACAAAGTAACAGAGAGGGTGAGGTGGGGACAACTGAAGGACTGACAGACTCAATCCTATTCAAAGATTGGTTGGGAGGTACATTGTCGATGGAGCACTTGACCGCTTAGCTACCGTACGGTCTGACTGATCGAGACCGCCGCACCAAACTCACCATGTCGGAAACCCTCAGGTACCCGTAGGAGAAGACGATGGCGTTGGGCGGCGTCGCCACAGGCAGCATGAAGGCGAAGGAGGCGCTCAGAGTGCAAGGCACCATCACGTACAGCGGGTTGATCCGGATGGACTGCGACTGAGGAATCAAACAAGGATCAAGTCGAATCCCATGAAGGCGAAGGAGGCGCTCAGAGTGCAAGGCACCATCACGTACAGCGGGTTGATCCGGATGGAGTGCGACTGAGGAATCAAACAAGGATCAAGTCGAATCCTCCGCTCCGACCGCAAACTCTCATCAGATGGGCAGAATTGAAGCGTATTCCGGCAAACTCGGGGCTGACTCATTGCGTCCAAAATAGAAAGCGAGCAGAGCAAATTGCTAACAATCAGAGCAGCCTGCAAACGTGAGTCGTCGCGAGGCCGCACTAATTTCTGCTTCTTAAAATACAGCAAATAGGTAACAGGCCCCGGGTGGAATTGGGACCGCCGTGACTCAAAGGTTGCGGCTGGCAACATATTATTGAAGCCGCCGAGAGCGACGGCGGCTTTTCATTGCCTGCTGGACTTTACTCCAAACGGATCAAGCTCAAACCGCACGcacgcaacaacaaaaaaaaaaaaaccatccaaaACATGGCAGGGAAACTGGACCATTAACCTTCGGGAAATTATAGCCTTGaacgggaaaacaaaaaaaaaaagaaatgaaaaacctCAACAGTCGAACGTAAGACTTTGCATACTGAAACAATGACGAcgttaaacattcacattcgtCGTAGGTTAAACATTCAAACGACCGACCATTATTTTCTTCTGGATTTGCCGACGGGAAAAAATTTTTGGCCCTCCGTGAAAGGACGTTTGCGCATCTTTAGGGATCCTTTGCTTTTACGAGGAAAACTTGTTCACGGCCAAGTAGAAGACATGAAATTTGGCGGCCACGTCAATCACGAcgagacccacaaaaaaaattccaaagatTTTACACGCCGGTCAATTTTCACGAGCAACAAAAGTCAGCGACGTCAAATCTGCTCGGTAGACCCACAAAAACGCAACGGAGTccttcagagacaaaattgtccaaatgaTTTTGTCCAGTCGACGTACACAGGACGGATGTGCCGTGCAAAATGGTTTTGGTGGCGCAAGGTGGGGAACTTTGATGTATCTTGGGAACACTTCctggatttgtttttggaaCTGAACACCCAAAGAGAGTTTCAGTGAACAATATGAAATTTAGTAGGCACAATGATCCCATCCAAAAAGTTCTCACATGGAAAAGTTTTTCCAATCTCTTTCCGAGAGAGTTATTCCAAAATTTGCAGACGGCTGACGTTTTTACGTCTTGCGCGTCTTCCTCTGAACGCAAATGTCTCTCGTTCTTTGTTGCGAATGTCGTaacagggcagcaccgactgccggagacaaaatccatcgtgtgtttttacacgcTTGGCTAATAAGgcggattctgattctgatgcaaAATTGCCAAGCCAAGCCAAGCCATGGAAGGAGTTCTGGGTTCTTAACGGGCCATGcttagtgtatttttttgctcACGCTATTTCCATCAATGACCCATTTTTGGCGTGTTAGCGTTAGCCTAACCGAGTGCGACATCTTTGCAAGGTTCATGATCCAAAACTTTCTGTGGCTTCGTGTCCCAAAGATGTGACAAGTCAGCACCaaaagttctggaaaatgtttggaCCAACAGCCGCTGACACTTGTCAAAATATTACACCAGCCGATGTGCTTCtttgagaggaagaagaagaagaagaagaagcccctTCCTCACTTTCAGCCGCACGCAACTGTTCCTTTTCTTGTGCCCCCGCCGACCGCTGGTGTCTTTCGCAACCCAGTTCagcagattccccccccccccccccccccccaccaccaccaccaccaccaccaccgctcaCAGTCCTCGACCAGAACGCACAGTAAGGCCATTCTTcgaccggcggcggcggcaggatGGATCGCATTGCGAGGCCCGGGAGCTGAATTGGCGTGTTGGCAGGTTACGAATGGGTGGAGGGGCAaaggaggagggggcggggggcccGGGGGCGGCGGCTAAACACATTCACTTTGAATGGGAAACAAAAGAGGCGGCCAATGGGAGGGCTCCAATGCTGGACTCCGTTTGGGGGGAGAATCCGCTGAAAGGGAAGCACTTCACCTCCCTGAACCGCAGCTGCCTCACATGACACGGTTGTCTTTtcacaagaccccccccccccccacacacacatttttattatttttttttttaacttgcgaATGGCGCTCACCATCGACGCCAAGACGGGCAGGAAAAGCGTCGCTGTGGCCACGTTGCTGGTGCACTCGGTGAACGTCGCGATGAGGAGGCACAAGATGACCGCGATGGCCCAGGGGGGGACGCTCTGCAGGGGGCTCATTTGATCGCCCATCCACCTGGAAAGTCCGGAAACCTGAAACAAGACGACGGCGACGCTGAAACGTGAGAGGAAGGGAAGAATGTTGGGATCAGTTGGAGAATCTCACAACATGGAAGCTTGTCTCCCCCCCTTTGTaataatatgaatatgaaaaaggttattttaaaaatgtttagaacctgcttgaaaaaaattacaatattttacagTGGAAGTAAAAACTGAGATGACGTGGTCGGGTTGAACAAGTGTATctgggatgtgagagaaaaatGGCCGACGATGTGTACAagtgaaaatatggaaattcggACACATTTGGAAATGAATTTTTCAAAGGTTGCCAGCTTGTAGGTTTGTCGCCAAACTGACGGGGCAAGTACACTACAAGTAGACCCGCAACCACAAAGTCCAAATCCCATCAAGTTGGGATGTTGCgcaaaatggaaggaaaaacaGAAAACGCTGAATATGGATTTGTCAACCCTCCTCAACCTAAAATCAATTGAAGGACaagatatatttgtttttatttcaggggggggggggcgggtaaATATTCTTTCATTCTGAATTTGATGTCTGcgacacattccaaaaaagctgggacagtaGTAACAAAAGACTGGGAAAATTCagaaccccccaccaccaccttaaaaaaaaaccgaaTAGACGCGAACAGGGCTCGCGGGACGACTCGTAGGTACGTACTGTCGATGATGGACCGACGGATGAACCACCGGACAGATGGAGTGGGTACAGTTGGGAGGTGCCAAGATTGATGGGCGCCAACGCTAATGTACTTTCCTGTGCAACGTTGTCCCCCACCCACCTCGCTCCCTTTGGCCAGAGCAAAACCTCCTCCGAGGAGCAGCACGATTCCCCACGGCATCTTCTTCTGGGCCACCTTCCAGGTGAGCAGACGCGGAGCCGACCCGGACGTCTCACGGGACGCTACGGAGGGAGCGAAACGTCACTGCGGcgacgccttttttttttttttttttggacggaCCGACCTGCGTCAAAACTTCGCGTCCTCCACGGGCAGAAACGCGGCGGCTTGGACGGCAGCACAAAGAGGAGGACGGCGACGAAGACGGCCACGGTGGCGTCCGTCACGTACCTGACGAGAAATCAGAACCTCATATCAATGCACAGAAATAATCTTAAAAGTTGGGAAACGACCGAGCGTTTGCTTCGGTTTTCACTCTGCTTTGGAGTTGAAGATCTGCGTAGCCCAGCCACGCACAAAGCCGGGATCCCTGGAGAACCACAGGACCACCAGCAAAATGAAGAGACCCAGGACGCTGAGCTCGCCAAAGGACATGGGCCCGAGTCGCCGATGCTGCGCTCGGATCACTTCGTAGGCGGCCGCCTCCTCGTCGGACTTTTCGGCCCCGCAGCCCCACGTCTTCTTGAAGCTGGAAAAGGACAAGGCGGCGGCGCAGTTCGGCCTCCACGCCCTCAAACGCGATCGATCGGTCGCCCGCCGTCCGCCCACTCACTTCAATCCCACGAAGACGAAGAGCAGCCACAGCCACGCCAGCAGCAGCGTGAGGATCATGTTGGGGAAGGCGAAGGCGAACCAGGAGGCGAAGTTGATCACGTCGCCGTTTTGGGGGAAGAGTCTGCTGGGGAGAACCGTTTGCCAGTTTCACgcacacattttcattcatcaacacgCCTCTTATGGATCACCATCAACGATATCATATTTCCCACCCATCCGTCCACATCTGCCCGCGGCTTTGAGAATTAGTGATCGTGGTTTATGTCGACTTGAAATTCGCCCGACTAATGTCACCGTTTCCCGTCTCCCGTCCTTGGCTGGTCCGACCGAGCCGAGCTCGGCGCGCAAAACACGTCTGTAGCAATTTGAATACGTGAAGTTTCATAATCGCCGCCACCCATCATGGGAGTCAAACACCCACTGCCTCATTTGTCCGTTGAGCACCAAGTTGGGACCGGTCCCCGTCAGCGTGGCGGTGCCGCCGATACTGGCGGCGTAGCAGACGCACAGGGTCATCCCTTTGCACATTTTCCGTCTCTCCGCCGCCTCCTTCTGTCGGGTCGCCTCAACGGAGGCGTCCAGGAAAGTCACCACCACGGTTCCTTCCGACGGGAGACCCGAGTCAGAGAGGAGCCACGGGAAAAGACGGCGCCGGCGTCCACCTTACCTGCGGCCTCCGCCTGCTTCTCCCGCTTGGCGTCCGCGTCCGAGGTCCGGACCTCCTCCGAGCCGGAGATGACGGCCGTCGGCGCCTCGCTGTTGTTGAGCTCCTCCAGCAAGGCTTGGACGATGGGCACCATCATGGCGGTGGTGGCCGTGTTGCTGATCCACATGGACAGGAAGGCCGTCACGCCCATGAAGCCCAGCATCAGCCTGCCAGCGAGTGCGGTTTTCACTTGTGAGCCTCTCGCGGCGGTCGCGGCGCAGCCTCTCAACTGGATTTGCCTCGTTCTGATAACGCTTCACGTTACTGAAGGTCCAACGTGACCCGACAAAGACCACCGGCTACGATTCTCTGGAGATTTGTCCGAAAGGATTTGATTTGGTAAATCTATCCGTCCACCCGTTTTCTGGGCCgcaggagcgccggagcctatcccggccaactgtgggcaggaggcggggtacgccctgaagcGGTTCCCACAGAGACAAATGACCAAAcgcacctacgagcaatttcgGGTCCCCAACGGATGCACATTTATTCCAAGGTGCCATCGAagatttatggaggatttttcacaactgctgtcagttatttgaaGGGACTACGGGGGACTTTTGAACATTCATGTCCACGATAACACGGAAAAGAACTTTCTGCCACGCTAGagacatttgacctctgtcaacATACGAAGGGTCCAGTGCACACTCAAGGTCAAAGCTCAGACCCGGTGTCATCGCTGACAATGTTGGGATTCCACCCACTGACATTCAGGACTTGGCtgtttctgaccattttttgtGTAACGCGGGAATCCAAAAGTGAAGCCAACCTTGACGTCTGTTGAGAAAAAGTCCGGAAACGAGAGGACCGCCGCTACCTTTATG encodes the following:
- the LOC133505018 gene encoding Na(+)/citrate cotransporter-like isoform X2, producing MALHTNGRSCQNRGEEAECAYVIVLMAAYWCTEVLPLAVTALLPALLFPLFGVMESQNVCMQYLKDTNLLFVGGLMVAVAVEHWNLHKRIALRVLLFVGVRPAPLMLGFMGVTAFLSMWISNTATTAMMVPIVQALLEELNNSEAPTAVISGSEEVRTSDADAKREKQAEAAGTVVVTFLDASVEATRQKEAAERRKMCKGMTLCVCYAASIGGTATLTGTGPNLVLNGQMRHRLFPQNGDVINFASWFAFAFPNMILTLLLAWLWLLFVFVGLNFKKTWGCGAEKSDEEAAAYEVIRAQHRRLGPMSFGELSVLGLFILLVVLWFSRDPGFVRGWATQIFNSKAEYVTDATVAVFVAVLLFVLPSKPPRFCPWRTRSFDAASRETSGSAPRLLTWKVAQKKMPWGIVLLLGGGFALAKGSEVSGLSRWMGDQMSPLQSVPPWAIAVILCLLIATFTECTSNVATATLFLPVLASMSQSIRINPLYVMVPCTLSASFAFMLPVATPPNAIVFSYGYLRVSDMARTGIVMNVIGILCITLAINTWGRAMFHLDSFPAWANVTGP
- the LOC133505018 gene encoding Na(+)/citrate cotransporter-like isoform X1, which gives rise to MPALKRLLSAKNELILFAAPLLLLPLPLVIGTSEAECAYVIVLMAAYWCTEVLPLAVTALLPALLFPLFGVMESQNVCMQYLKDTNLLFVGGLMVAVAVEHWNLHKRIALRVLLFVGVRPAPLMLGFMGVTAFLSMWISNTATTAMMVPIVQALLEELNNSEAPTAVISGSEEVRTSDADAKREKQAEAAGTVVVTFLDASVEATRQKEAAERRKMCKGMTLCVCYAASIGGTATLTGTGPNLVLNGQMRQLFPQNGDVINFASWFAFAFPNMILTLLLAWLWLLFVFVGLNFKKTWGCGAEKSDEEAAAYEVIRAQHRRLGPMSFGELSVLGLFILLVVLWFSRDPGFVRGWATQIFNSKAEYVTDATVAVFVAVLLFVLPSKPPRFCPWRTRSFDAASRETSGSAPRLLTWKVAQKKMPWGIVLLLGGGFALAKGSEVSGLSRWMGDQMSPLQSVPPWAIAVILCLLIATFTECTSNVATATLFLPVLASMSQSIRINPLYVMVPCTLSASFAFMLPVATPPNAIVFSYGYLRVSDMARTGIVMNVIGILCITLAINTWGRAMFHLDSFPAWANVTGP
- the LOC133505018 gene encoding Na(+)/citrate cotransporter-like isoform X6; amino-acid sequence: MQYLKDTNLLFVGGLMVAVAVEHWNLHKRIALRVLLFVGVRPAPLMLGFMGVTAFLSMWISNTATTAMMVPIVQALLEELNNSEAPTAVISGSEEVRTSDADAKREKQAEAAGTVVVTFLDASVEATRQKEAAERRKMCKGMTLCVCYAASIGGTATLTGTGPNLVLNGQMRHRLFPQNGDVINFASWFAFAFPNMILTLLLAWLWLLFVFVGLNFKKTWGCGAEKSDEEAAAYEVIRAQHRRLGPMSFGELSVLGLFILLVVLWFSRDPGFVRGWATQIFNSKAEYVTDATVAVFVAVLLFVLPSKPPRFCPWRTRSFDAASRETSGSAPRLLTWKVAQKKMPWGIVLLLGGGFALAKGSEVSGLSRWMGDQMSPLQSVPPWAIAVILCLLIATFTECTSNVATATLFLPVLASMSQSIRINPLYVMVPCTLSASFAFMLPVATPPNAIVFSYGYLRVSDMARTGIVMNVIGILCITLAINTWGRAMFHLDSFPAWANVTGP
- the LOC133505018 gene encoding Na(+)/citrate cotransporter-like isoform X7; the protein is MPALKRLLSAKNELILFAAPLLLLPLPLVIGTSVCMQYLKDTNLLFVGGLMVAVAVEHWNLHKRIALRVLLFVGVRPAPLMLGFMGVTAFLSMWISNTATTAMMVPIVQALLEELNNSEAPTAVISGSEEVRTSDADAKREKQAEAAGTVVVTFLDASVEATRQKEAAERRKMCKGMTLCVCYAASIGGTATLTGTGPNLVLNGQMRQLFPQNGDVINFASWFAFAFPNMILTLLLAWLWLLFVFVGLNFKKTWGCGAEKSDEEAAAYEVIRAQHRRLGPMSFGELSVLGLFILLVVLWFSRDPGFVRGWATQIFNSKAEYVTDATVAVFVAVLLFVLPSKPPRFCPWRTRSFDAASRETSGSAPRLLTWKVAQKKMPWGIVLLLGGGFALAKGSEVSGLSRWMGDQMSPLQSVPPWAIAVILCLLIATFTECTSNVATATLFLPVLASMSQSIRINPLYVMVPCTLSASFAFMLPVATPPNAIVFSYGYLRVSDMARTGIVMNVIGILCITLAINTWGRAMFHLDSFPAWANVTGP
- the LOC133505018 gene encoding Na(+)/citrate cotransporter-like isoform X5, producing MESQNVCMQYLKDTNLLFVGGLMVAVAVEHWNLHKRIALRVLLFVGVRPAPLMLGFMGVTAFLSMWISNTATTAMMVPIVQALLEELNNSEAPTAVISGSEEVRTSDADAKREKQAEAAGTVVVTFLDASVEATRQKEAAERRKMCKGMTLCVCYAASIGGTATLTGTGPNLVLNGQMRHRLFPQNGDVINFASWFAFAFPNMILTLLLAWLWLLFVFVGLNFKKTWGCGAEKSDEEAAAYEVIRAQHRRLGPMSFGELSVLGLFILLVVLWFSRDPGFVRGWATQIFNSKAEYVTDATVAVFVAVLLFVLPSKPPRFCPWRTRSFDAASRETSGSAPRLLTWKVAQKKMPWGIVLLLGGGFALAKGSEVSGLSRWMGDQMSPLQSVPPWAIAVILCLLIATFTECTSNVATATLFLPVLASMSQSIRINPLYVMVPCTLSASFAFMLPVATPPNAIVFSYGYLRVSDMARTGIVMNVIGILCITLAINTWGRAMFHLDSFPAWANVTGP
- the LOC133505018 gene encoding Na(+)/citrate cotransporter-like isoform X4, coding for MALHTNGRSCQNRGEVCMQYLKDTNLLFVGGLMVAVAVEHWNLHKRIALRVLLFVGVRPAPLMLGFMGVTAFLSMWISNTATTAMMVPIVQALLEELNNSEAPTAVISGSEEVRTSDADAKREKQAEAAGTVVVTFLDASVEATRQKEAAERRKMCKGMTLCVCYAASIGGTATLTGTGPNLVLNGQMRHRLFPQNGDVINFASWFAFAFPNMILTLLLAWLWLLFVFVGLNFKKTWGCGAEKSDEEAAAYEVIRAQHRRLGPMSFGELSVLGLFILLVVLWFSRDPGFVRGWATQIFNSKAEYVTDATVAVFVAVLLFVLPSKPPRFCPWRTRSFDAASRETSGSAPRLLTWKVAQKKMPWGIVLLLGGGFALAKGSEVSGLSRWMGDQMSPLQSVPPWAIAVILCLLIATFTECTSNVATATLFLPVLASMSQSIRINPLYVMVPCTLSASFAFMLPVATPPNAIVFSYGYLRVSDMARTGIVMNVIGILCITLAINTWGRAMFHLDSFPAWANVTGP
- the LOC133505018 gene encoding Na(+)/citrate cotransporter-like isoform X3; the protein is MKEMLTEYKPSGALRWTDPAGSNSGAQSPKQTWRCTQMEEVAKTEVCMQYLKDTNLLFVGGLMVAVAVEHWNLHKRIALRVLLFVGVRPAPLMLGFMGVTAFLSMWISNTATTAMMVPIVQALLEELNNSEAPTAVISGSEEVRTSDADAKREKQAEAAGTVVVTFLDASVEATRQKEAAERRKMCKGMTLCVCYAASIGGTATLTGTGPNLVLNGQMRHRLFPQNGDVINFASWFAFAFPNMILTLLLAWLWLLFVFVGLNFKKTWGCGAEKSDEEAAAYEVIRAQHRRLGPMSFGELSVLGLFILLVVLWFSRDPGFVRGWATQIFNSKAEYVTDATVAVFVAVLLFVLPSKPPRFCPWRTRSFDAASRETSGSAPRLLTWKVAQKKMPWGIVLLLGGGFALAKGSEVSGLSRWMGDQMSPLQSVPPWAIAVILCLLIATFTECTSNVATATLFLPVLASMSQSIRINPLYVMVPCTLSASFAFMLPVATPPNAIVFSYGYLRVSDMARTGIVMNVIGILCITLAINTWGRAMFHLDSFPAWANVTGP